The following proteins come from a genomic window of Enterobacter chengduensis:
- the murF gene encoding UDP-N-acetylmuramoyl-tripeptide--D-alanyl-D-alanine ligase: MISLSLSQAAALLHGDLHGQDLTIDAVTTDTRKVTAGCLFVALKGERFDAHDFAEQAKENGAGALLVSRKLDVDLPQVVVKDTRLAFGELAAWVRQQVPARVVALTGSSGKTSVKEMTAAILSQCGNTLYTAGNLNNDIGVPMTLLRLTKEHDYAVIELGANHQGEIAWTVSLTRPEAALVNNLAAAHLEGFGSLEGVAKAKGEIYTGLPDNGIAILNADNNDWLNWQSIIGSRKTWRFSPNAANSDFTATNIHVTSHGTEFTLTTPTGGVDVLLPLPGRHNIANALAAAALSTAVGAPHEAIKAGLANLKAVPGRLFPIPLSENKLLLDDSYNANVGSMTAAVQVLSEMPGYRIMVVGDMAELGDESEACHTQVGEAAKAAGLDHVLSAGKLSQAISQASGVGEHFADKAALIERLKALMTEKQIVTVLVKGSRSAAMEEVVHALQENGTC, encoded by the coding sequence ATGATTAGCCTTTCGTTAAGCCAGGCCGCTGCGCTGCTGCACGGCGACCTGCATGGGCAAGACCTGACCATTGATGCCGTGACGACGGACACCCGTAAAGTCACGGCAGGCTGTCTGTTCGTGGCGCTGAAGGGCGAACGTTTTGACGCGCATGATTTTGCCGAACAGGCCAAAGAAAACGGCGCGGGTGCGCTTCTGGTCAGCCGCAAGCTTGATGTCGATCTGCCGCAGGTTGTGGTGAAAGATACGCGTCTCGCGTTTGGCGAGCTGGCTGCCTGGGTTCGTCAGCAGGTGCCTGCGCGCGTCGTCGCGCTCACCGGCTCATCGGGCAAAACCTCGGTGAAAGAGATGACGGCGGCGATCCTCAGCCAGTGCGGCAACACGCTTTATACCGCGGGCAACCTCAATAACGACATCGGCGTGCCGATGACGTTACTGCGCCTGACCAAAGAGCATGACTATGCGGTGATCGAGCTAGGAGCAAACCATCAGGGTGAAATCGCCTGGACCGTGAGCCTGACGCGCCCGGAGGCGGCGCTGGTGAATAACCTCGCGGCGGCGCATCTGGAGGGCTTTGGTTCGCTGGAAGGCGTAGCGAAAGCCAAAGGCGAGATTTATACCGGCCTGCCGGATAACGGTATTGCCATTCTGAACGCCGATAACAACGACTGGCTGAACTGGCAGAGCATCATTGGGTCGCGTAAAACCTGGCGCTTCTCGCCGAATGCGGCCAACAGTGACTTTACCGCGACCAATATCCATGTGACGTCGCACGGCACGGAGTTTACCCTCACGACCCCAACGGGTGGTGTGGACGTGCTGCTGCCGCTGCCGGGTCGTCATAACATCGCCAATGCGCTTGCGGCGGCGGCGTTGTCGACGGCGGTCGGCGCGCCGCATGAGGCGATCAAAGCCGGGCTGGCGAACCTGAAAGCCGTACCGGGGCGTCTGTTCCCGATTCCGCTTTCGGAAAACAAGCTGCTGCTGGATGACTCCTACAACGCGAACGTTGGCTCAATGACGGCGGCGGTGCAGGTGCTATCGGAAATGCCGGGCTATCGCATCATGGTGGTTGGCGACATGGCAGAGCTGGGCGACGAAAGCGAAGCCTGTCATACCCAGGTTGGTGAAGCGGCGAAAGCGGCGGGGCTGGACCATGTCCTGAGCGCAGGAAAACTGAGCCAGGCAATAAGCCAGGCCAGCGGCGTTGGCGAGCATTTTGCCGATAAAGCGGCGTTGATTGAACGCCTCAAAGCATTGATGACAGAAAAACAAATTGTGACTGTGTTAGTGAAAGGTTCACGTAGTGCCGCCATGGAAGAGGTTGTGCACGCATTACAGGAGAACGGGACATGTTAG
- the ftsW gene encoding cell division protein FtsW: MRLSLPRLKMPRLPGFGILVWLFAALKGWVMASREKDSDSLIMYDRTLFWLTLGLAAIGFIMVTSASMPVGQRLANDPFLFAKRDGLYIILAFCLALVTLRLPMAFWQRHSTAMLIASIIMLLIVLVVGSSVNGASRWIAFGPLRIQPAEFTKLSLFCYLANYLVRKVDEVRNNLRGFLKPMGVILVLAVLLLAQPDLGTVVVLFVTTLAMLFLAGAKLWQFIAIIGMGISAVVLLILAEPYRIRRVTSFWNPWEDPFGSGYQLTQSLMAFGRGELWGQGLGNSVQKLEYLPEAHTDFIFSIIGEELGYIGVVLALLMVFFVAFRAMSIGRKALEIDHRFSGFLACSIGIWFSFQALVNVGAAAGMLPTKGLTLPLISYGGSSLLIMSTAIMLLLRIDYETRLEKAQAFTRGSR, translated from the coding sequence ATGCGTTTATCTCTCCCTCGCCTGAAAATGCCGCGTCTGCCAGGATTTGGAATTCTGGTGTGGCTGTTTGCGGCACTGAAAGGCTGGGTGATGGCTTCGCGGGAAAAAGACTCCGATAGCCTGATTATGTACGACCGCACCCTGTTCTGGCTTACGCTGGGGCTGGCGGCGATCGGCTTTATCATGGTGACCTCGGCCTCGATGCCCGTTGGACAGCGTCTGGCTAACGATCCCTTCCTGTTTGCCAAGCGTGACGGGCTGTACATCATCCTGGCGTTCTGTCTGGCGCTGGTGACCCTGCGTCTGCCGATGGCATTCTGGCAGCGGCACAGTACGGCGATGCTGATTGCGTCAATCATCATGTTGCTGATCGTGCTGGTGGTGGGAAGCTCCGTTAACGGGGCATCGCGCTGGATTGCCTTTGGCCCGCTGCGCATTCAGCCTGCGGAATTCACCAAGCTCTCCCTGTTCTGCTACCTGGCGAACTACCTGGTGCGTAAGGTAGATGAGGTGCGTAACAACCTTCGCGGCTTCTTAAAACCGATGGGCGTGATTCTGGTGCTTGCGGTATTGCTGCTGGCGCAGCCTGACCTCGGTACCGTGGTGGTGCTGTTTGTCACGACGCTGGCGATGCTGTTCCTGGCAGGGGCCAAGCTGTGGCAGTTCATCGCCATTATCGGGATGGGAATTTCAGCGGTTGTGCTGCTGATCCTCGCCGAGCCTTACCGTATCCGCCGCGTGACCTCGTTCTGGAACCCGTGGGAAGATCCGTTCGGCAGCGGTTATCAGCTGACGCAGTCGCTGATGGCCTTTGGTCGCGGTGAACTCTGGGGACAGGGGCTGGGTAACTCGGTACAGAAACTGGAGTATTTACCGGAAGCGCACACTGACTTCATCTTCTCCATTATTGGGGAAGAACTGGGTTATATCGGTGTGGTATTAGCGCTATTAATGGTATTCTTCGTCGCTTTCCGCGCCATGTCGATTGGCCGGAAAGCGCTGGAGATCGATCACCGCTTCTCAGGCTTCCTGGCCTGCTCAATTGGTATCTGGTTTAGCTTCCAGGCATTGGTTAACGTCGGGGCCGCAGCGGGCATGCTGCCGACCAAAGGTCTGACGTTGCCGTTGATCAGTTATGGTGGTTCCAGTTTGTTGATCATGTCGACGGCCATCATGCTGTTGTTGCGCATAGATTATGAGACGCGTCTGGAAAAAGCCCAGGCGTTTACACGAGGTTCACGATGA
- the murE gene encoding UDP-N-acetylmuramoyl-L-alanyl-D-glutamate--2,6-diaminopimelate ligase yields MADRNLRDLLAPWVPNAPERALREMVLDSRVAASGDLFVAVVGHQADGRRYIPQAIAQGVAAIIAEAKDEATDGEIREMHGVPVIYLSQLNERLSALAGRFYHEPSDQLRLVGVTGTNGKTTTTQLMAQWAQLLGETGAVMGTVGNGLLGKVSPTENTTGSAVDVQHVLAGLAGQGATFAAMEVSSHGLVQHRVAALKFAASVFTNLSRDHLDYHGDMEHYEAAKWLLYSTHHCGQAIINADDEVGRRWLAKLPDAVAVSMEDHINPNCHGRWLKAVEVNYHDSGATIRFASSWGEGEIESRLMGAFNVSNLLLALATLLALGYPMAELLKTSARLQPVCGRMEVFSAPGKPTVVVDYAHTPDALEKALEAARLHCTGKLWCVFGCGGDRDKGKRPLMGAIAEQFADIPVVTDDNPRTEEPRAIINDILAGMLDAGRARVVEGRAEAVTNAIMQAKENDVVLLAGKGHEDYQIVGNRRLDYSDRVTAARLLGVVA; encoded by the coding sequence GTGGCAGATCGTAATTTGCGCGACCTTCTCGCTCCGTGGGTGCCAAACGCACCGGAGCGAGCACTGCGAGAGATGGTACTGGACAGCCGCGTAGCGGCTTCTGGCGATCTTTTTGTGGCGGTGGTCGGTCATCAGGCGGACGGGCGTCGTTATATCCCGCAGGCGATTGCGCAAGGTGTGGCTGCCATTATTGCTGAGGCTAAAGATGAGGCAACCGACGGTGAGATCCGTGAAATGCACGGCGTGCCGGTTATCTATCTCAGCCAGTTGAACGAGCGTCTTTCCGCGCTGGCGGGACGTTTTTATCACGAACCTTCCGACCAGCTGCGTCTGGTTGGCGTAACGGGCACCAACGGAAAAACCACCACCACGCAGCTGATGGCGCAGTGGGCCCAGCTGCTGGGTGAAACCGGTGCGGTGATGGGAACCGTGGGCAACGGCCTGCTGGGCAAAGTGAGCCCGACGGAAAACACCACCGGTTCGGCGGTTGACGTCCAGCACGTGCTTGCCGGTCTGGCAGGGCAGGGCGCAACCTTTGCCGCAATGGAAGTTTCTTCACACGGTCTGGTACAGCACCGCGTCGCGGCGCTGAAATTTGCGGCATCCGTGTTTACCAACCTGAGCCGCGATCATCTTGATTATCATGGTGATATGGAGCATTACGAAGCCGCGAAATGGCTGCTCTATTCCACTCACCACTGTGGTCAGGCGATCATCAACGCCGACGATGAAGTCGGACGCCGCTGGCTGGCGAAGCTGCCGGATGCGGTTGCCGTGTCGATGGAAGACCATATCAATCCTAACTGCCACGGCCGCTGGCTGAAGGCGGTTGAGGTGAACTATCACGACAGCGGGGCGACCATTCGCTTTGCCTCTTCCTGGGGTGAAGGTGAAATTGAAAGCCGCCTGATGGGGGCGTTTAACGTCAGCAACCTGCTGCTGGCGCTGGCGACGCTGCTGGCGCTGGGTTATCCGATGGCGGAACTGCTGAAAACCTCAGCGCGTCTGCAGCCGGTTTGCGGCCGTATGGAAGTGTTCAGCGCGCCGGGCAAGCCGACCGTCGTGGTTGATTATGCCCACACGCCGGACGCGCTGGAAAAAGCGCTGGAAGCGGCGCGCCTGCACTGTACCGGTAAGCTCTGGTGCGTGTTTGGCTGCGGCGGCGATCGCGACAAAGGCAAGCGCCCGCTGATGGGCGCGATTGCAGAGCAGTTTGCGGATATTCCGGTTGTTACCGATGACAACCCGCGTACGGAAGAGCCGCGCGCCATCATCAATGACATTCTGGCGGGCATGCTGGACGCGGGCCGCGCGCGCGTCGTGGAAGGCCGTGCGGAAGCCGTGACCAACGCCATCATGCAGGCCAAAGAAAACGATGTGGTTCTGCTGGCGGGCAAAGGCCATGAAGATTATCAGATCGTTGGCAATCGCCGTCTGGACTACTCGGATCGCGTAACGGCAGCACGCCTGCTGGGAGTCGTCGCATGA
- the murC gene encoding UDP-N-acetylmuramate--L-alanine ligase, with translation MNTQQLAKLRSIVPEMRRVRHIHFVGIGGAGMGGIAEVLANEGYQISGSDLAPNPVTQQLASLGATIYFNHRPENVRDASVVVVSSAISSDNPEIVAAHDARIPVIRRAEMLAELMRFRHGIAIAGTHGKTTTTAMVSSIYAEAGLDPTFVNGGLVKAAGVHARLGHSRYLIAEADESDASFLHLQPMVAIVTNIEADHMDTYQGDFENLKQTFINFLHNLPFYGRAVMCVDDPVIRELLPRVGRQITTYGFSEDADVRVEGYKQIGAQGHFTLARKDKELLHVTLNAPGRHNALNAAAAVAVATEEGIDDDAILRALESFQGTGRRFDFLGEFPLEAVNGKAGTAMLVDDYGHHPTEVDATIKAARAGWPEKNLVMIFQPHRYTRTRDLYDDFASVLSQVDTLLMLDVYAAGETPIPGADSRSLCRTIRGRGKVDPILVSDPAQVADILAPVLTGNDLILIQGAGNIGKIARTLAEIKLKPQNQEDEHHG, from the coding sequence ATGAATACACAACAACTGGCAAAACTGCGTTCAATCGTGCCCGAGATGCGTCGCGTCCGGCACATTCACTTTGTTGGCATCGGTGGTGCCGGCATGGGCGGTATTGCCGAAGTGTTAGCTAACGAAGGCTATCAGATCAGCGGATCTGACCTGGCGCCAAACCCTGTTACGCAGCAGCTGGCGTCGCTTGGGGCGACCATCTATTTTAACCATCGTCCGGAAAACGTGCGCGATGCGAGCGTGGTGGTGGTCTCAAGCGCCATCTCCTCCGACAACCCGGAAATCGTTGCCGCGCACGACGCGCGCATTCCGGTGATCCGCCGTGCAGAAATGCTGGCGGAACTGATGCGTTTCCGTCACGGCATCGCGATTGCCGGGACCCACGGTAAAACCACGACCACGGCGATGGTCTCCAGTATTTATGCGGAAGCGGGCCTCGACCCGACGTTCGTCAACGGCGGTCTGGTGAAAGCCGCAGGCGTACACGCTCGTCTCGGCCACAGCCGTTATCTGATTGCGGAAGCGGATGAGAGCGACGCGTCGTTCCTGCACCTGCAGCCGATGGTGGCGATTGTCACCAACATCGAAGCTGACCATATGGATACCTACCAGGGTGACTTCGAGAATTTAAAGCAGACCTTTATCAACTTCCTGCACAACCTGCCGTTCTACGGGCGCGCGGTGATGTGCGTAGACGATCCGGTGATCCGCGAGCTGCTGCCGCGCGTGGGGCGTCAAATTACCACCTACGGCTTCAGTGAAGACGCTGACGTTCGCGTCGAAGGGTACAAACAGATCGGCGCGCAGGGGCACTTCACGCTGGCGCGTAAGGACAAAGAGCTGCTGCACGTGACGCTGAATGCGCCAGGGCGCCATAACGCCCTCAATGCCGCCGCGGCAGTGGCCGTCGCGACGGAAGAAGGCATTGATGATGACGCGATCCTGCGCGCGCTGGAAAGCTTCCAGGGCACCGGCCGTCGCTTCGATTTCCTCGGTGAATTCCCGCTGGAGGCCGTCAACGGTAAAGCCGGCACCGCGATGCTGGTGGACGACTACGGTCACCATCCAACCGAGGTGGATGCGACCATCAAAGCCGCACGCGCGGGCTGGCCTGAAAAAAATCTGGTCATGATCTTCCAGCCCCACCGCTACACGCGTACCCGCGATCTGTATGACGATTTCGCCAGCGTACTGTCGCAGGTGGATACATTGCTGATGCTGGACGTTTATGCAGCGGGCGAAACTCCGATTCCTGGGGCTGACAGCCGTTCTTTGTGTCGCACAATCCGCGGACGCGGTAAAGTTGACCCTATTTTGGTTTCTGACCCGGCACAGGTGGCGGATATTCTGGCACCGGTCCTGACAGGTAACGATTTGATTCTGATCCAGGGCGCGGGAAATATCGGCAAAATCGCCCGTACCTTAGCTGAAATCAAACTGAAGCCGCAAAACCAGGAGGATGAGCATCATGGCTGA
- the mraY gene encoding phospho-N-acetylmuramoyl-pentapeptide-transferase, whose translation MLVWLAEHLVKYYSGFNVFSYLTFRAIVSLLTALFISLWMGPRMIARLQKLSFGQVVRNDGPESHFSKRGTPTMGGIMILTAIVVSVLLWAYPSNPYVWCVLTVLVGYGIIGFVDDYRKVVRKDTKGLIARWKYFWMSVIALGVAFALYLAGKDTPATELVVPFFKDVMPQLGLFYILLAYFVIVGTGNAVNLTDGLDGLAIMPTVFVAAGFALVAWATGNMNFANYLHIPYLRHAGELVIVCTAIVGAGLGFLWFNTYPAQVFMGDVGSLALGGALGIIAVLLRQEFLLVIMGGVFVVETLSVILQVGSFKLRGQRIFRMAPIHHHYELKGWPEPRVIVRFWIISLMLVLIGLATLKVR comes from the coding sequence ATGTTAGTTTGGCTGGCCGAACATTTGGTCAAATATTATTCAGGCTTTAACGTCTTTTCGTATCTGACGTTTCGCGCCATCGTCAGCCTGCTGACTGCGCTGTTCATCTCGCTGTGGATGGGCCCGCGCATGATTGCCCGTCTGCAAAAACTCTCTTTCGGCCAGGTGGTGCGTAACGACGGTCCGGAATCGCACTTCAGCAAGCGCGGCACGCCGACCATGGGCGGGATTATGATCCTGACTGCGATCGTCGTCTCCGTGCTGCTGTGGGCGTATCCGTCTAACCCATACGTCTGGTGCGTGCTTACCGTGCTGGTGGGCTATGGGATCATTGGTTTTGTGGATGATTACCGCAAAGTCGTTCGCAAAGATACGAAGGGCCTGATTGCCCGCTGGAAGTACTTCTGGATGTCGGTGATTGCGCTGGGCGTGGCCTTTGCGCTCTATCTGGCCGGTAAAGACACGCCGGCAACCGAGCTGGTCGTGCCGTTCTTTAAGGACGTGATGCCGCAGCTGGGGCTGTTCTACATCCTGCTGGCCTACTTTGTGATTGTCGGCACCGGCAACGCCGTTAACCTGACCGACGGTCTGGATGGCCTCGCCATTATGCCTACCGTCTTCGTGGCGGCCGGTTTTGCGCTGGTGGCCTGGGCGACCGGTAACATGAACTTTGCGAACTACCTGCACATCCCTTATCTGCGACACGCGGGTGAGCTGGTGATCGTCTGTACGGCGATTGTCGGCGCGGGGCTGGGCTTCCTGTGGTTCAACACCTATCCGGCTCAGGTCTTTATGGGTGACGTCGGTTCTCTGGCTTTGGGCGGTGCGCTCGGCATTATCGCCGTACTGCTGCGTCAGGAGTTCCTGCTGGTGATCATGGGTGGGGTGTTTGTGGTTGAAACCCTGTCGGTGATTTTGCAGGTCGGTTCCTTCAAGCTGCGCGGTCAGCGCATCTTCCGTATGGCGCCGATTCACCACCACTATGAACTGAAAGGCTGGCCGGAGCCGCGCGTGATTGTGCGCTTCTGGATTATTTCGCTGATGCTGGTGCTGATTGGCCTGGCAACGCTGAAGGTACGTTAA
- a CDS encoding D-alanine--D-alanine ligase → MADKIAVLSGGTSAEREVSLNSGAAVLAGLREGGVNAHLVDPKEVDVTQLKAMGFDKVFIALHGRGGEDGTLQGLLDLIGLPYTGSGVMASAISMDKLRSKLLWQGAGLLVAPWVALTRREFELGLPDSVNARIADLGLPVIVKPSREGSSVGMSKVDKSDDLASALALAFQHDDEVLVEKWLSGPEFTVAMLGEEILPSIRIQPAGVFYDYEAKYLSDETQYFCPSGLEAEREADLQSLVLKAWHVLGCQGWGRIDVMQDSDGQFYLLEANTSPGMTSHSLVPMAARQAGMSFSQLVVRILDQAG, encoded by the coding sequence ATGGCTGATAAGATTGCTGTCCTGTCCGGCGGCACCTCCGCCGAGCGCGAGGTTTCTCTGAACTCCGGCGCGGCCGTGCTGGCGGGCCTGCGTGAAGGTGGCGTCAATGCGCACCTGGTCGATCCAAAAGAGGTCGACGTGACGCAATTAAAGGCCATGGGCTTCGATAAAGTCTTTATCGCTTTACATGGTCGCGGCGGTGAAGACGGCACCCTGCAAGGGCTTCTGGATCTGATCGGCCTGCCGTACACCGGCAGCGGCGTGATGGCTTCCGCTATCTCTATGGATAAACTGCGCAGCAAGCTGCTGTGGCAGGGCGCAGGGCTACTTGTCGCACCCTGGGTGGCACTGACGCGTCGCGAATTTGAATTGGGCCTGCCGGATAGCGTTAATGCACGCATTGCTGATCTGGGCTTACCGGTTATTGTAAAGCCAAGCCGGGAAGGCTCCAGCGTGGGAATGTCCAAAGTCGACAAATCTGACGATTTAGCGTCCGCTTTAGCGCTGGCATTTCAACATGATGATGAAGTTCTGGTAGAAAAATGGCTTAGCGGGCCGGAATTTACCGTCGCGATGCTTGGCGAAGAAATTTTACCGTCAATCCGTATCCAACCCGCTGGAGTCTTCTATGATTATGAGGCGAAGTATCTCTCTGATGAGACGCAATATTTCTGCCCAAGTGGTCTTGAAGCAGAGCGTGAAGCCGATTTACAGTCCCTGGTGCTTAAAGCCTGGCATGTTCTGGGATGCCAGGGTTGGGGACGCATCGACGTGATGCAGGACAGTGACGGGCAATTTTATCTGCTGGAAGCGAATACCTCTCCGGGAATGACCAGCCACAGCCTTGTGCCGATGGCGGCGCGTCAGGCGGGGATGAGCTTCTCGCAGTTAGTCGTACGCATCCTGGACCAGGCGGGCTGA
- the murG gene encoding undecaprenyldiphospho-muramoylpentapeptide beta-N-acetylglucosaminyltransferase has protein sequence MNQPKRLMVMAGGTGGHVFPGLAVAHHLMDQGWQVRWLGTADRMEADLVPKHGIEIDFIRISGLRGKGLKAMLLAPVRIFNAWRQARTIMKRFKPDVVLGMGGYVSGPGGLAAWSLGIPVVLHEQNGIAGLTNKWLAKIATKVMQAFPGAFPKADVVGNPVRVDVLALPLPDARLTGREGPVHVLVVGGSQGARILNQTMPQVAAKLADAVTIWHQSGKGAQQTVEQAYAEAGQPQHKVTEFIDDMAAAYAWADVVVCRSGALTVSEIAAAGLPALFVPFQHKDRQQYWNALPLEKAGAAKIFEQPQFTADAVATTLAGWNRGVLLEMAQRARAAAIPDATERVAKEVSLAAQA, from the coding sequence ATGAATCAACCAAAGCGGTTAATGGTGATGGCAGGCGGTACCGGCGGACACGTGTTCCCGGGGCTGGCGGTTGCGCACCATTTAATGGATCAGGGCTGGCAGGTACGCTGGCTGGGAACCGCAGACCGCATGGAGGCCGATCTGGTACCGAAGCACGGTATCGAGATCGACTTTATTCGTATTTCCGGCCTTCGGGGCAAAGGCCTCAAGGCAATGCTGCTGGCGCCGGTGCGCATTTTTAACGCCTGGCGTCAGGCGCGCACCATCATGAAGCGCTTTAAGCCCGATGTGGTGCTGGGCATGGGCGGCTATGTCTCTGGTCCCGGCGGGCTGGCGGCGTGGTCGTTAGGTATTCCCGTCGTGCTGCATGAGCAGAACGGTATTGCCGGTCTGACCAACAAATGGCTGGCGAAAATCGCCACCAAAGTTATGCAGGCATTTCCCGGCGCGTTCCCGAAAGCGGACGTGGTGGGTAACCCGGTGCGCGTGGACGTGCTGGCGCTGCCGCTGCCGGACGCTCGCCTGACGGGCCGTGAAGGGCCGGTGCATGTCCTGGTCGTGGGCGGCTCTCAGGGCGCACGCATTTTAAACCAGACGATGCCGCAGGTAGCAGCAAAGCTCGCAGATGCCGTAACCATCTGGCACCAGAGCGGAAAAGGCGCTCAGCAGACCGTTGAGCAGGCCTACGCCGAGGCGGGGCAACCGCAGCATAAAGTCACAGAGTTTATCGACGACATGGCGGCAGCGTATGCCTGGGCCGATGTCGTGGTTTGTCGCTCTGGCGCGCTGACGGTGAGCGAGATTGCTGCCGCCGGTTTGCCAGCGCTGTTTGTGCCGTTCCAGCACAAAGACAGACAGCAGTACTGGAATGCGCTGCCGCTTGAGAAAGCGGGTGCGGCGAAGATATTTGAGCAGCCACAGTTTACCGCCGACGCGGTCGCCACCACCCTGGCGGGCTGGAACAGAGGCGTATTGCTTGAGATGGCGCAACGCGCGCGCGCGGCGGCCATCCCTGATGCGACGGAACGGGTGGCAAAAGAAGTGAGCCTGGCAGCCCAGGCTTAA
- the murD gene encoding UDP-N-acetylmuramoyl-L-alanine--D-glutamate ligase, translated as MADYQGKKVVIIGLGLTGLSCVDFFLARGVTPRVMDTRVSPPGLDKLPEQVERHLGGLNDDWLLAADLIVASPGMALAHPSLSAAADAGVEIVGDIELFCREAQAPVIAITGSNGKSTVTTLVGEMAKAAGMNVGVGGNIGLPALMLLDKGCELYVLELSSFQLETTSSLHAAAATILNVTEDHMDRYPFGLQQYRAAKLRVYENAKVCVVNADDALTMPVRGADDRCVSFGITMGDYHLNRQLGETWLRVKGEKVLNVKEMKLSGQHNYTNALAALALADAVGLPRSSSLKALTTFSGLAHRFQLALEHNGVRWINDSKATNVGSTEAALNGLHVDGTLHLLLGGDGKSADFSSLKPYLSGDNIRLYCFGRDGSELAELRPEVAEQTDTMEQAMRLIAPRVKPGDMVLLSPACASLDQFKNFEQRGDVFTRLAKELG; from the coding sequence ATGGCAGATTACCAGGGCAAAAAAGTCGTTATCATCGGGTTGGGCCTCACGGGCCTCTCCTGCGTGGACTTTTTCCTCGCGCGCGGCGTGACGCCGCGGGTGATGGATACGCGTGTCTCTCCGCCGGGTCTGGACAAGCTGCCGGAACAGGTTGAACGCCACCTTGGTGGTCTGAATGATGACTGGCTGCTGGCAGCCGATCTGATTGTCGCAAGCCCTGGTATGGCGCTGGCGCACCCTTCGCTGAGCGCTGCCGCGGATGCGGGCGTTGAGATTGTCGGCGATATCGAGCTGTTCTGCCGCGAAGCGCAGGCCCCCGTTATCGCCATTACCGGTTCTAACGGAAAGAGCACCGTCACCACCCTGGTGGGTGAAATGGCGAAAGCGGCAGGCATGAACGTCGGCGTCGGCGGTAACATCGGCTTGCCTGCTCTGATGCTGCTGGACAAAGGCTGCGAACTCTATGTTCTGGAACTTTCCAGCTTCCAGCTGGAAACGACCTCCAGCCTGCACGCCGCCGCTGCGACGATCCTTAACGTGACGGAGGATCATATGGACAGGTATCCATTTGGTCTGCAGCAGTACCGCGCCGCCAAGCTGCGCGTGTATGAAAATGCCAAAGTCTGCGTGGTGAACGCCGATGACGCGCTGACCATGCCGGTACGCGGCGCGGACGACCGCTGCGTCAGCTTCGGCATCACCATGGGTGATTATCATCTGAACCGCCAGCTGGGTGAAACCTGGCTGCGGGTGAAAGGTGAGAAAGTGCTGAACGTGAAAGAGATGAAGCTCTCTGGTCAGCATAACTATACCAATGCGCTGGCGGCGCTGGCGCTGGCGGATGCCGTCGGGCTGCCGCGTTCCTCCAGCCTGAAGGCGTTAACCACGTTTTCCGGCCTGGCGCACCGCTTCCAGCTGGCGCTGGAGCACAACGGCGTGCGCTGGATCAACGACTCTAAGGCGACCAACGTGGGCAGCACGGAGGCCGCGCTGAACGGCCTGCACGTTGACGGTACCCTGCATCTGCTGCTGGGCGGCGACGGTAAATCCGCTGATTTCTCGTCCCTCAAGCCGTATCTTTCCGGGGATAATATCCGTCTGTACTGCTTCGGCCGCGACGGCAGCGAGCTGGCTGAACTGCGCCCTGAGGTTGCCGAGCAAACCGACACCATGGAACAGGCGATGCGGCTTATCGCGCCTCGCGTGAAGCCGGGCGACATGGTGCTGCTCTCTCCGGCCTGTGCCAGCCTCGATCAATTCAAGAATTTCGAACAGCGTGGTGATGTCTTTACCCGTCTGGCGAAGGAGTTAGGCTGA